CACGGAATAGGGCGTGGGCGCGAGATGCGGCGCGTTCAGGTACTGGTCGAGCGTGAGCCCGCCGCGCTTGGCGAACGGGTGCGTGTTGCTCATCAGGCAGACGATCTGGTCGACGAACAGATTCGAGAGGTGCAGTTGCTCGGGCGGTTCGGGCCAGTTGCCGATGACGATATCGAGCTTGCCTTCCTCGAGCGCGAGCTCGTAGTCGAACGCGGGCCCGAGCGAGTGGAACTCGAGTGTGGCGTTGGGCGCGGCCTGGCGAAAGCGCTCGACTACGGTCGGCACGAACAGGACGTTCAGATAGTCAGGACAGCCAATCCGGTAACAGCGAATGGACGTGGCCGGATCGAAATTGTGTTGCTGGAAGCGGATGCGCTCGATCTCGCGCAGCGCGTTCTGAACGGGTTCGAGCAGGCGCAGGCCGTACTCGGTCGGCACCATTCCGGACTTGCCGCGCACAAGCAGCGGGTCGCCGGTGATGTCGCGCAGACGCCGCAGCGCCGCGCTGATTGCGGGCTGGGACTGATTGAGCTTGACGGCCGCGCGTGTCACGCTGCGCTCCATCAGAAGCGTGTGCAAGACGCGCAAGAGGTACGTGTCGATCGCCTCGCGTTGCTGACTCATGAAATCTCCGAATTATATGTTCTGGCTGATCGATGGGGCTTGGGGGTATATCGTTTTTAATATGGACAAAAAGTGGCGTCAAGCGAGGCTTACCCCGAGGCATGCGCCGCGCCGCCCGTGCAGCAAGGCAACAGCGATTTTTGGCGGCTCGACCTTCGCAGGGCTACAAGGTATCGTCACCCCCGCACAGCGGCGCACGGCGCCGGAGCGGGGCAGTAGACATCAAACGGTTTTCGGACAGCCATAACGTACAACGGCGGAACCTCCATGGGTGATTCTTCTTCACGTCAGGCAATGCTTGCGCAGGACGGCAGCGGTGTGCCGCGCCTCGCGCTTGCCGGCATCACCAAACAGTACCCGGCGGTGCGCGCGAACGACGACGTCACGCTCTCGGTCGCGCCGGGCGAAATTCATGCCTTGCTCGGCGAAAACGGCGCGGGCAAGAGCACGCTCATGAAGATCGTCTATGGCGCGGTGCGCCCGGACGCAGGCGAGATTCGCTGGGAAGGCCAGGCCGTCGAAATCGCCAATCCGGCTGCGGCGCGCAAGCTCGGCATCGGCATGGTGTTCCAGCATTTTTCGTTGTTCGAAACGCTTACGGTTGGCGAGAACATCGCGCTTTCGCTCGACGAACCGTTCGACCTGAAAACCCTCGGCAAACGCATTCGCGAGGTGTCGGCGCAATACGGCCTCGACGTCGATCCGCAGCGCCATGTGCATAGCCTCACGGTGGGCGAGCGTCAGCGCGTGGAGATCGTGCGCTGCCTGCTGCAGAACCCGCGTCTTCTGATCATGGACGAGCCGACTTCGGTGCTCACGCCGCAAGCGGTGCGCAAGCTGTTCGGCACGCTGCGTCGCCTCGCCGCCGAAGGCTGCAGCATTCTCTATATCAGCCACAAGCTCGATGAAATCCAGGAGCTTTGCGATACGGCCACCGTGCTGCGCGGCGGCAAGGTCACGGGCCACGTCATTCCGCGCGAAGAAACGCATGCGTCGCTCGCGCGCTTGATGGTCGGGCGCGAGTTGCCCGACTACACGCGGCGCGCGCATACGCCCGGCGACGTGCTGCTCGAAGCGCAGCATCTGTCGATGCCGAGCGACGACCCATTCGGCACGTCGCTGGGCGACGTATCGTTCAGCGTGCATGCGGGCGAGATACTCGGTATCGCAGGTGTCTCGGGCAACGGCCAGGCGGAATTGCTCGCGGCGCTCTCGGGCGAGGCGCAAGCGGCCCGTCACGGCTTGAGCGCCGATGCGGTCAAGATTTGCGGTAAGCCTGCGGGACGGCTTTCGGCCGGGGCGCGCCGCAAGCTCGGCTTCGCGTTCGTGCCGGAGGAGCGGCTTGGGCGGGGCGCGGTGCCGGCCATGTCGCTCGCCGAAAACGCGTTGCTCACTGCGCACCGCGAGGGCATGGTGCGCTCGGGCTGGCTCAAGACCGGCGCGATGCGCGCGTTCGCCGAGCGCTGCATCGGCGCATTCGATGTGCGCTGCGGCGGCCCGGACGCGCTGGCCCAAAGCCTCTCGGGCGGCAATCTGCAGAAGTACATCGTGGGGCGCGAGATTCTCCAGGCGCCGAAGGTGCTCGTCGTCGCGCAGCCCACCTGGGGCGTGGACGTGGGCGCGGCGGCATTCATCCGCCAGCAGTTGCTCGACCTTTCGGCGCGCGGCGTGGCGATACTCGTGATCTCGGAAGAACTGGAAGAGCTGTTCGACATCTGCGACCGCATTGCCGTGCTCGCGGGCGGCCGCCTTTCGCCCGCGCGTTTGACGGGCGAGACGAACGCCGAGGAAATCGGCCGCTGGATGGCGGGACTCTTTGGCGAGCGCGCCGATCGTGGCGACGGTGGCGGCCGGCCGAACGGCGAGCCGCCCGCGCAGACCATGGCGAACGCCTGAATGCCGTACATCAAACGCGCACGCAGATAAACCACCGAGACCGACCACCGATTTCACGACCATGATCTTTCCGTACCGACTCGAAGCCCGCACGACGCCGTCGCGCACGGTGCGCATCGCCGTGCCGCTCATTGCGGCGCTGCTCACGCTCGCGATTGGCTTCCTGATCTTCGGCCTCGTCGGCCGCGATCCCTTGCAGGCCATGCACGCGTTCTTCATCGAGCCGCTTTCGAGCGTCAACGGCTGGTCCGAGCTGCTGCTCAAAGCCTCGCCGCTCTGCCTGATCGCGCTCGGTCTCGCGGCGGGTTATCGCGCCAACGTGTGGAACATCGGCGCTGAAGGGCAGATGGTGCTCGGCGGCATCGCGGCGAGCGGCGTGGCGATCTACTTCGATCAATCCACGGGCTGGTGGATTCTTTTCCTGATGATGTTCGCGGGCGTGCTGGGCGGCATGGCGTGGGCCGCGATTCCCGCATGGCTCAAGAGCCGTTTCAACACCAACGAGATTCTCACGAGCCTCATGCTTACCTACGTCGCCACGCAACTGCTGATCTGGCTCGTGAGCGGCCCCTGGCGCGATCCGCAAGGCATGAACTTTCCGCTCTCCGAAATGTTCAGCGGCGACGCGCTCTATCCGACCTTCGGCGGCGACTGGCGCATCCACTGGCTGCGCGGCACGCGCCTGAA
The Paraburkholderia acidiphila genome window above contains:
- a CDS encoding LysR substrate-binding domain-containing protein; this encodes MSQQREAIDTYLLRVLHTLLMERSVTRAAVKLNQSQPAISAALRRLRDITGDPLLVRGKSGMVPTEYGLRLLEPVQNALREIERIRFQQHNFDPATSIRCYRIGCPDYLNVLFVPTVVERFRQAAPNATLEFHSLGPAFDYELALEEGKLDIVIGNWPEPPEQLHLSNLFVDQIVCLMSNTHPFAKRGGLTLDQYLNAPHLAPTPYSVGQRGAIDVHLARERLKRHVVVTLPYFNLAPYVLVKSDLVFTTTRLFADHYARFLPLTVVPAPLDFPPMQYYQLWHERCHYSDEVRWLRSLIAEATKTLIDKP
- a CDS encoding ABC transporter ATP-binding protein, producing MGDSSSRQAMLAQDGSGVPRLALAGITKQYPAVRANDDVTLSVAPGEIHALLGENGAGKSTLMKIVYGAVRPDAGEIRWEGQAVEIANPAAARKLGIGMVFQHFSLFETLTVGENIALSLDEPFDLKTLGKRIREVSAQYGLDVDPQRHVHSLTVGERQRVEIVRCLLQNPRLLIMDEPTSVLTPQAVRKLFGTLRRLAAEGCSILYISHKLDEIQELCDTATVLRGGKVTGHVIPREETHASLARLMVGRELPDYTRRAHTPGDVLLEAQHLSMPSDDPFGTSLGDVSFSVHAGEILGIAGVSGNGQAELLAALSGEAQAARHGLSADAVKICGKPAGRLSAGARRKLGFAFVPEERLGRGAVPAMSLAENALLTAHREGMVRSGWLKTGAMRAFAERCIGAFDVRCGGPDALAQSLSGGNLQKYIVGREILQAPKVLVVAQPTWGVDVGAAAFIRQQLLDLSARGVAILVISEELEELFDICDRIAVLAGGRLSPARLTGETNAEEIGRWMAGLFGERADRGDGGGRPNGEPPAQTMANA
- a CDS encoding ABC transporter permease; this translates as MIFPYRLEARTTPSRTVRIAVPLIAALLTLAIGFLIFGLVGRDPLQAMHAFFIEPLSSVNGWSELLLKASPLCLIALGLAAGYRANVWNIGAEGQMVLGGIAASGVAIYFDQSTGWWILFLMMFAGVLGGMAWAAIPAWLKSRFNTNEILTSLMLTYVATQLLIWLVSGPWRDPQGMNFPLSEMFSGDALYPTFGGDWRIHWLRGTRLNASIFLTLAAIPLVWLFMRRSFAGYRMSVGGLAPLAARYAGFSEKKTIWTSLLLSGGLAGLAGMGEIAGPIGQLQATWSPGYGFTAIIVVFVGRLHPVGIVLASLLMALLYLGGEAVQTSLQLPQALSGVFQGLLLFCLLGADLFVNYRVRRHRPVAAAS